One candidate division WOR-3 bacterium genomic window, TGATGTAAGAGTAACAGTAAACCAGATGCAATCTGCCGTCTGGTGAGGCGTTGATATCGGGCAACGCCTTATACCACAACAGGGTGTCTTCGGTAATGCGGGTTGTCGGTGTCCAGCCGCCATTGCCGGCACTGGTTGGCGTGCAACTCTTATAGGCGATAAAATAGCCTTCGGGTGAAATGCACTGTTCAACACACCAGACGATATGGACATCACCCATTGAGTCAACGCAGATTGCCGGGTTGTAAGAGTAGCCGATGTTAGCGATGTCTCCCGAGAGGCAGGTGTCTAAGGTCCAGCCGGTGCTTGGATAATAACGGCAATAGTAAATCTGGGGTGAATAGGCGCCCGGACTCCGTTCCGAAACCCAGACGACATGAACCCGACCACACAGGTCAACCGCAATCTGACGCTGGCCATCGCCCTCATTACAGTCGCTGACGGTGTTATTGGTCAAACGGACCTCCACATCCCACTGGCAATCGGTAAACGACCACTCATCAAAGTTACGCTGGGACAAACGGGCGGTTGTCTCTTCATCGGGATTGAGCCGTAACGGTTCAATCCTTTGAGCGTCCGGTGGCGTAAAAGTTCCTGATGCGAAAACGGCGCCGATTAACGCGGGGACAAGATATGACAAAAAAGTTCTATGCATCTCAGCCTCCTGTTCTTTAACTTACTTCAAATGCCAAACCCGGTAAAATTTCTACCTATTTTACCGGTAAAATTCTCCTCAAATGCGACGCTAGCCCTATTGCGTCTCAACATAATATATACCGCAAAAACCCGCCTTTGTCAAGTTTTTTAAGCAGGGCGTGGTGACCGGTATCTAACTATTGAAAAGTCAACGACTTGGGCAGATGAGTACCTCGCTCACAAACAGGTCATATTACTGTTAAAACCCTATTTCCCTGACATTTCAACTTACCGGCAACCGGTTGAATCCCAGATAGATACCATACCCGAAACGGTATCGGTAACGGTCCCCTCCCTCCTTGTGGGGATAGTATCCGTGATGGCTGTTACCCGCCTCAGGCGACACACTGCCGAATTTCTCAACAGGGGAGAAAGATATGTGATAATATAGTAACATACATAACGGCAACACATACTAAAATAAGGATTTTGCTTGACAGCGGGCAGGAAAATATGTATAATAAAGGCAACATCGAAAAGGGTAAATAGATATGTTGACCGCCATCAGAGAAATCGGCAGACGGTTGAGGGGGACAAATAGTATTGATGAGTTATCAACGCTCATTCAAGAGCCGTTTCAAATAACCCCCAAAAAACCTACGCCCGTGGTAATCTTCATAACTGTTAACCTGGATAGAGATAAGTATGATGGAGTCCAGCTCGAAGAGTATGAGTCAACGAAAGTCGACCGTTATCTTTTCCGTAAAGGTCCTTCCAACGGTCCAAATCCAATGCCGGTTGCGCATTTTACCGATGTAGAAAAGACATTTACTAAAAAAATCCTGGCATGGTTTAAAGAATATCAGAAACTGGATGAAACCGGGATGGCAGCGCGGCTGGGCGATGTGCTCCAGAAAAACCAGCAGAAAATCACCCAGGACATCAACGATAAGATAAAAGACATTGACAAGGAGACCAAAAAACTCTTGACAGTTAAAGTTAAAAAGAAGAACCGGTGTAACTATCTTGGTGATTTGGCGATTTTTCCGCAGTTACTCCGGCAGATTGTGAATGCGCAGGTGGCAAAAGGTTCTGCCCTCAACCAGGTCTGTTCAATTTGCGGGCAAAAGAAACAGGTAACCGGTGACCCGCGAATCTATAGGTTTTATACAATAGACAAGCCCGGATTTATTGCCGGTGGTTTTAACGAAGCCAATGCCTGGAAAAATTTCCCCCTCTGTTATGAATGCAAATTGGATATCGAAGAAGGGCGTCGATTTGTGGAAGAAAATCTACGATTTAACTTCTATAGCCTTGAGTATTATCTTATTCCCCGGTTACTGGTTAGTGGTGTGCAATCCGAGTTGATGGAAATTCTGCTGGACTCCCAAAAATTGATTTCTCTTAAAAGTGGTGCTAAAAAGAAGATTACAAGTGACAATTACGAGATTCTTGAGACTATCTCCCGGGAAAAAGATGTTTTAACCGTTAACCTTCTTTTTCTTAAAAAAGAACAGAGTGCCGAACGGATTCTCTTATTGATTGAGGACATCTTTCCTTCGAGAATAAAA contains:
- a CDS encoding TIGR02556 family CRISPR-associated protein, whose product is MLTAIREIGRRLRGTNSIDELSTLIQEPFQITPKKPTPVVIFITVNLDRDKYDGVQLEEYESTKVDRYLFRKGPSNGPNPMPVAHFTDVEKTFTKKILAWFKEYQKLDETGMAARLGDVLQKNQQKITQDINDKIKDIDKETKKLLTVKVKKKNRCNYLGDLAIFPQLLRQIVNAQVAKGSALNQVCSICGQKKQVTGDPRIYRFYTIDKPGFIAGGFNEANAWKNFPLCYECKLDIEEGRRFVEENLRFNFYSLEYYLIPRLLVSGVQSELMEILLDSQKLISLKSGAKKKITSDNYEILETISREKDVLTVNLLFLKKEQSAERILLLIEDIFPSRIKEIFDAKDRVDALFQEDDGAGFNFGKVRTFFAKSSEGKKNNDLDKYFLEIIDATFLGKKIDFTFLTKFYLAVIRKEFIEDRYFKARVNDALMGVMFFKELGLLTFQEAKSMNESIFSNVLTKYGGMLNSPAKQGVFLLGALTQLLLNKQYAERGAAPFRKHLKGLKMDGRDFRALLPKVRNKLEEYGSFDKGKAQIAEEVSRAFLKAGENWKIAADELNFYFVCGMNLAEEIAGIVYQGK